The genomic DNA AGCTTGCATACCTCTTCTTGCTTAATGTTTCCAGCAGTCAGATAAAGTAGGCACCTCTATTCTGTGGATTTCAGGTAAGGGTGGGAAGCTCAGCAAGGTTAAGCCATTTGCCAGCAAGAGTAGTAGATGGAGGATTTGGCCCGAGGTCGACCTAGCCTCAAAGCCCGTCATATCTTCCTTCATTTTCTGATatgctcattcattcagtaaatgttttttgTGTCCCAGCTCTGGACCAGGCATTCTGCTCGGTCTTGGGGTGACAGTAGGGGATCAGACAGACATGGTGTCCACTCTCAGGGGCTTAGGGGTAGGAGAGGGAGCACAGCAGTGATAACCTAGTGAGACTGTGGTtgaggggaagggagtggggtgGGTAGGGCTTTGGGAGCCCGGGGGACCAACAGCTCAGCAGCCTTAgggcatcagggaaggcttcctggaggaaaggCAGTCTCAATACAGACACCATCCACAAGTTTGTATTGAGAGCCTACAGATAAGATGAATCCAGATACTGACAATTGctagaaggaaaacagaaaagcccCAAGTATGCGTCAGACTGCAGACCCGGGGGCCCCATGGATCAGCAGAAACCCCCAGGGCCTGTTGTCCTGTTAGTCACCCCCTTCCTAACCCCTGTGCTGCCAGAGTTCTGTGCAAGGGGGAGCCTTGTGAAAACCAGCCGGGGAGACCCAGATGGGGCGGTCAGCCTCTGCGTGAGCTTTCTAGACTTCTAGCAGGAAGGCATGGCTCTTTGGAAAATGGCCACAGTGACTCTGCCATTGGCTGCCCCAGCAGGCAAGTGGCAGGGCATTCCCAAGCGATAAGGAGGACCTTGGCCCTGCCCCTGTCTCTGGATTGAAGGGCACCTAGGCGGGGCACAACAGGGAGGAAAGTGTGTGGGCCTGTAGCCCCGCTGCGGTGGGAGCTGGGACATGGGCTGCTTCTTCCAGGAAAGTGTGGGGACTCCAGATGGGTCACTCTGAGCACCTGTCCCATTTGACTCGGGTGGCTTTTGCTCTGAAGCTGTCAGGCATGGCACCGGTGTGACCAAGTGCGGCTGTTtcaggtggggggtggggacatCTGTCATCCATGTAGGCCACAAAGCAGTTTTGCAATCCTTCATGAAAGCCTTCTGAAAGATTGGCGTCTGCTATTCTTCTGCAAATGGTTGCGTTTTTAGATTTCTGATTCTAGAGTGCTGTTCCGCATGGTGCCAACAGTGCTTATCTCTGGGTGGACGGGGCTGGGTGCTATCTTCTTCCTCCCAATCTTCGTGTTCTGTCCATATGCTGCTTTTGTAACAAGAAAACATGATCTTTAAAATGATGTAAATGATGGTCGTGGTGGCCCAGTGGTTTATCACGATTTCCCTATTGTACTACGTTTGGCGTGCCAACTTCTCCAAGTTACAGACATCACTGAGCAGGAATAATTGGCTGAAGAAgaccagaaacaagaaaaggtggggagggggatgtaaacattttttaaaaaactgaccaGGGACCTGAAGGAGGTGTAAAGCGTTGTAGCGACCGTCCGCGGTGCTCCGACGGGCTGGTCTGTGTGCTGCTGTGCGCTAGACAGCGGTGCACGGGGGAGGCGCAGGGCCTGTCTGGGCGCGGTGAGGACGCTCGCCTTCCCTGCCAGGAGCTCGGCTGGCCCTTTTGCCAAATTGGCTTTCTGGGCTAGATGGCAACCACTAGCGTCTGGGTTCTCTTTGCCAGGTTCTAGGTGCCCACGAAGCCCCCCGGAGGAGCTTCTCAGTAAGTACCCACCCgagtgtgtgcatgcacgtgcgtGTGTTGATGTTCACGTGTGCCCGCCTGTGTGTGTGCGGAGGCGTGTGTGTACAGGTGCATGTGGATGCACTCACAGGCAGGCGTGGgtgcagaggtgtgtgtgtgtgcgcgcgtgcacgcgCGTGTGTCGTGCCTCTGGGCTCCCTGCCCTTCTGTGTCTCTCCCCCTGAGGTGCAGTCTCCAGAGCTCGCCCACCCCTTCTCCCCTGAACCGTGCTAGACGGCGCCCCAGGGAAACAGCCCCATTCCCCAGCAAAGCTTGTTCCTCCAGCCTTGACTGATCTGTGTCTTCTTCCTTCCTGTCCCGCCTCTAGCAACAAACAATTGTGAGTGTTTTTCTCATCTGCCTGTTAGGTTGGGGCTTTTAGTTGCTTTGGGATTGACCCGGGTCCAGGCGGGGACGGGGCCTGTTTCTGCTGTTGTCCTCGCGACCCAGGAGCGCCCCCCGCCGTGAGCAGCCCTgtctggggtgggtggggcagggtgtAGGGGTGTGGTACCCCAAGCTGGCGCCTCCCAGTGGGCCTTCCCACTGGGTCAGTgctggaggggggaagggaaCTGAAGCCTCCCCGTCCTTCTAGCCCCCGTCGGCTAAGTATGGTGGGCGGCACACGGTCACCATGATCCCAGGGGATGGCATCGGGCCAGAGCTCATGTTGCACGTCAAGTCTGTGTTCAGGTACAGAGCCCCTGGGCCCAGCCAGGGGGACCCTGAGAACTTTGTGCCAAGAGGGGCAGTGAGCCAGTGGTGGGAGGCCTTTTGTCCCAGTGTCTGCGATCCTAGCAGGCCGGCCCGGGCACGGGGAGGGTGGAACCAGGCCCACTGACAGTGTTGTGGAGTGTAAGTGCATGCCTGTCAGCTGGCGCAGGTGGGCTCAGTCTCCCCTCAGCCAGAGCCAGGGCAGGGTGGGCAGCAGCAGGGGAGAGGCCTCTGCACCCAGTGGTCCAGGCAGGCTTCCCAGACGGAGGCCTGGGGCCGCCGCCCTGACCCTGCTCTGCCCCAGGCATGCGTGTGTGCCTGTGGACTTCGAAGAGGTGCACGTGAGCTCCAATGCCGACGAGGAGGACATCCGAAACGCTATCATGGCCATACGGCGGAACCGCGTGGCCCTGAAGGGTGAGCTCGGGGGCCAGGATGGGGCACCGCACGTGATTCCTTTCACCTCCAAGCTGACACTTGTCCCTGGGGCCCCACTGATGCTGCGATTCTGAGGTCTCAGTGGCACTAGGCTCTGCGGGAGCCTGTCCAGGGATGGGCCCCCTTCcacccccttcttccctcctgaGGCAGCCCTCTCTGCTGGAGTCAGCTTTGACCCTCAGAGTCTTTCTTCACAAACCACGTGTCACAGAGATGCAATTGTAACCCTCTGCCTGCCGCCTGGGTTCCAGTTGGCACAGCTGTGCATGTTACAGACGGGAGCTTTACCCTTTCTGAGTTTGCCTTGGTTTGCTCCAGGTCCTTAAACTGTTTCCATCACTCATTCTGCAAACTTTAGACCATTACCTGCTCTGTGTGAGGAGTGAGTGAGCAAAGATGAACCCAGTTagagccccaggccctggcagtcaCATGGAGGGGCAGCCATGTTAACTACAGGGTGCCCAAGGCACTGTGGGTGAAGGAAGTCCAGGCAGGGTGTGAGTTGGAGGGCCGGCGGCCCTGGTGGCCCTGAGAAAGCCCTCCTCTACTTGGCACTCTCTGACTGCCTTCTCTCAGCAGCTGCTGGCCCTCTGGGTGCCCTGGTCCCAGCCAAGGTAAAGCTGTGGTCTTTTCCAGGCAACCCCTGCCTGCCTCTGAGCTGCAGCTCTTGTGCTTCCTCGACGCAGGGCCTGGCACTAACCGTGGCCAAGGTCCCCTTGCTGGTGCCAGCCTAGCCACCAGCCTGTTAGTAAGCAAGAGTGGTCACTTTCTGTCCATTCCCCACCCAGGGTCTAGCAAGACCTGGCCAGATGCCAAcccttgttcattcattcattcgttcagtatttattgagtgcatgcTACGTGCCAGGAGCCCATCAGTGAACCAAACGCATAGACACATGCCCCTCTGCCCCATGGGGCTTACGCTGCAAGTTACGCTAGAGTGTTCCCTGAAACACTTCTGCCGCCGGAAGCTGCTGTGTCCTTCTGTTGGAGTCACCCTTGGCACACATCCCCTGGGTCAGAAAGGGGGATATGGTGGTACAGCTGAGCCTGGGGTGCTCTCTCCAGCCTGCTGGTCTTGTTTCTGTCCTGCAGGCAATATTGAAACAAACCATAACCTGCCGCCATCCCACAAATCCCGAAACAACATCCTTCGGTGAGAGCCAAGTGCACGGGCTGGGGGCTTGGCAGGGCTGGGGGTACCAGCAGAGAGATGTTGCACTTGCCGGCTGCTTCGCCCTCTGTGCCCCTAGCACCAGCCTGGACCTCTACGCCAATGTCATCCACTGTAAGAGCCTGCCGGGAGTGGTGACGCGGCACAGGGACATAGATATCCTCATCGTCCGGGAAAACACGGAGGGCGAGTATAGCAGCCTGGAGCATGAGGTGGGGGCGTGTTGGCGGGCGTGAGCTCGGCTAGGGCGCTGGTCGGGGACGCCGTGCCCGAGGGGAACCTTGTGCTAGAGGGCAGGCTCGGACAGGCCGTGGGCCTCTTCTCCCTCGTCCCCTTCTCAGAGCgtggcaggggtggtggagaGCCTGAAGATCATCACCGAGGCCAGGTCGCTGCGCATTGCCGAGTATGCCTTCATGCTGGCCCGGGAGAGCGGGCGCAAGAAAGTGACGGCCGTGCACAAGGCCAACATCATGTATGCCCCCCGCCTCGCGCCGCCGCGCTGCTGCCGGGGCCTGCTCTCTGGGACTCGGGGCCCGGGGCTACGCCCTGTTGCCCGTTTCCCAGCTGTGGCCTCACCGCAGTGCACACCTAGGGGAGGTGGAACGGGATTCTGCCCGTCCCGCAGACGGCACTGGTTGTAGTTTAGAACCCAGCCTTCTGTGGCGTCTGCGTGCCCCGTCCCTCCAGCTGACGGTTGCAGTGGCCAAGCTGGTGTCCTGCATCCCCCTTAGGAAACTGGGCGATGGGCTCTTCCTCCAGTGCTGCAAGGCGGTGGCAGCCCGTTACCCCCAGATCACCTTCGAGAATATGATCGTGGACAACACCACCATGCAGGTAGTTAGGCTGCCATGCTGCGtggcccctgccctgggctcccgGGGCTGCCTGTGCTCCAGGTGCTGGCCGTCCCCTCCTTGCCCCACAGCTGGTGTCCCGGCCCCAGCAGTTCGATGTCATGGTGATGCCCAATCTCTACGGCAACATCGTCAACAACGTCTGCGCGGGGTTGGTTGGGGGCCCCGGCCTCGTAGCTGGGGCCAACTACGGCCACGTGTATGCCGTGTTTGAGACGGTGAGTGCCACCAGCAGTGCCAGGGCCACTGGCTTTTGTGAACTATAGCTCACAAACTTCCTAGGTCACCCATTGAAAGTGTACGATTTATTGGTTTCTAagatattcagagttgtgcaaccatccccactcTCTAATTCCAGAACGTTTCCATCCCCCCAGAAGAAATCTTGTACTTGTGGCTGTCACTCTCTGttcccccttcccagcccccggCACCAAagtcatctgctttctgtctctggatgTGCCTGTTCTGGACGCTTTGCACAAATGCAGTGTACACTCGATGTGCTTGTGTTTGCCAGCCCCCTCCTTTGCGTCTCGCCTCTTCCAGGCTACGAGGAACACAGGCAAGAGCATCGCCAACAGGAACATCGCCAACCCCACGGCTACGCTGCTGGCAAGCTGCATGATGCTCGACCACCTCAAGTAAGTGGCTTCTCGATGCCGGGCCCTGGCCCCCGGCCCGGGCCCCAGGCCGCGAGGACCAAGGTCTGCCCTTCGTTCTCAGGCTCCACTCCTACGCCACCTCCATCCGCAAGGCCGTCTTGGCGTCCATGGACAATGAAAATGTGAGGCTCCCACCCCAGCCCGGGTTGAGGGGCTGGAAATGGCGACCTGGCACCTGTGCCGCCCCCAAGGTGGGGGGGTGTATCAGGCAGAGTGGGGGCCTTTGGGGCCTTAGCTGGTATTGCTGCCCTCCTGGTGGCGCTCCCAGCCCCTGCAGGCCACGGGGCGCTGTGGGCAGCCCTGGGCTGCCTGCAGGCTAGGGCGCAGGTGTTGGCTGGGCCCCGCTGTGTGCCCAAGCTTGCCCGTCTCCTGCAGATGCACACCCCAGACATCGGGGGCCAGGGCACCACATCAGAAGCCATCCAGGACATCATCCGCCGTATCCGCGTCATCAACGGCCGGGCCGTGGAGGCCTAGGCCGTCCCCGGGACTGTGTCGGCCCCCCCTGTAGACCCCCTTCACGCCCCCAGCACCCTGAGTGGCTCGGTGGGCGGACGCAGAATAAACCCACTTCTGCCCCAGCGCTTGGCCGCGCGCTTCTGTCGCTCCAGGACGCGGTGTTTCAGTCACACTTTATTAAGAAAACAGGCAGCGCGCTTCCCATTCAGAGGGCCCTCTGCGAGGGTTGGGGGCAGAACGAATTCTGAAAGGCAGGCCTGGCCCTGGTATCTGTCTGCCCTGCTGGGGGGGGGTGAGAGGGCGGGCGGGCGGTGTGAGGCACTCAGCAGGGTGGGTGGGGCGGAGCCGTCCTGCTTTCCCTGAAGGCACTGAGGGCTGGGGGTCGGGGGCAGCCAGGACCGTCCCACGCTGCCCAAAGCACCAGCCGGGCCTAGGGATTGAGCCAAGGGTGCTGGAGGCAGTCGGCCGCGCTGGCCCGCTTTTCGGGGATGTACTCCATCATGGGCAGCAGGAAGGCGCTGAACTGCGTGGCCTGCTCCAGGGGCCACTCGTACTTCTCCATGAGCACCTCGTACAGGCCCCAGTGCTTGAGGTTGTGGATGTGCCGCAGCTCTCCTGGGGGCAGGCCGGTGGGCCTTAGGTCAGGCTCCACCAGGGAGGACTCTGATCTGGGACCCCTTGCTCCCCCTATTTCAGAACCCAaggtccctgccccaccccttgcATCCAGGTGGCCTGCGCCCGCTCGGCCCCACCTCTCCGGTTGAAGAACTCCCGGGAATAGCGGCCCGAGAGGGCAAAGGCCGGGGGGATGTCTCCCAGCAGCTCCACGATGTGGGCGATGTGGTCTGTGAATAGAcagggggctgggaggaagcCGGGCGGCCGGGAGACCCCGAGGCCGAGCCCAGGGCCTGCCTCCCCCTACCCTCGTCACGACTGTAGTCTTCTCCGGAGTGTGGCTCGAACAGGTAGTCGCCAGTGGCCAGCTCGAAGGCCTGGAAGGGGGAGAGGGTGAGGCTGCGGCCGGTGGGCCAGCTCTGGGCGGGGGTAGCCCAAACGGACGTACCATGCACGCCGTGCTCCAGATGTCGGCCGGGGGCCCGTACTCGGCGCCGATCAGCACCTCCACGGCCCGGTACTGCCGTGTCTGGATGTCCTCGGTGAAGTGCTTGTGCTGCAGGCAAGGGGAGCcctggggaggagctggggccACGGCTGGCCTCCCCTCACTGCCCCCCTCTcgtctcccacctcctctgggCCGTGCACCCGCGGAGCACAGTGGGGCTCACTCTGAGCCTCAGCGTCCCCGGGTGTCCCGAGGGTCTGGCCAGACGACCTGAGGCTGAGGCTGGCCACTTCCCTgtggccccccaccccctgccgtgGGCCCAGCTCTGCTGACCAGGCGGGCCGGTGCTGGTTTCGGCTCAGGCCTGTGCCGCCTCCTTCATAGCAGGGCGCCCGCTCGTACCACCCAGCAGGCGTTGCCCAGGTCTGCGATCTTGATCTTGATCTTGTCTGCATTTTGGGGCTCTAGGGGGTTCACCAGGAGGTTGGAGGCACCAAATGGTGCTGGGGAAgcaagaggagggagagagactgagCTGGCCTGGACCTGCCCTGCCCGGCCCCGCCCACCTGTGCCTGCCGCTGCCTGACTTACTGCTGGGTGACAGGAGGCCCCCGGTCTCGCGTTGGTTGGAAGAGCCTGAGAGGATGGAGCACGAGGcgggggagaagagggagcccgAGAAGCCTGAGGTCTGGGAGCTGGGGCTGAGGCTGCGGCTGCCcccgggggcaggggaggaggaggccgGGGAGGGGCCGGCCGCGGCCCCCCCAGGGTGGCAGCCGGAAGAGGAGGTGGAGCCGCTGCCCCCCTCTAGTCTTGAGCCAGAGTCTGGGGAGACGGGCAGAGGTGGTGTGTGAGCAGACGCCGCTGCGGCACGTGCCAGGCGGCCCTGCGCCCCCCTGGCCCCTCACCCTCGGCCTGGGCGGCTGCCTCCATGGCCTCCAGCCTCTGCAGGTCCCGAAGCCGCTCCTCCAGCAGCCGCTTCTGCTGGTTTCGTTTGCGcctcatcttcttcctcttgtttttGGACAGCTTACCGGTCTGCCGTTAGAGCCGGGGTCACTCCGGGGTGCCCGTCACCCATCCCCGAGCAGCCCGAGCCTCTGCCCGTGGCCTGCAGGCCCGGGGGCTCCAGGGACACCAGACGTGGCAGTGCCCCCTCACCcgccccctgcctcccctcctgcctgccacTCCCCAGAGCTTGAGGCTGGGGAGGAACCAGCAGGCCTGCCTGTGGGTGCCAGCCTCCCCTAGGGGCAGCTCCGGCCCCTCCCAGCCTCGGATGCAGTGTCCTTCCACTGAGACGGGGGCGAGCCCAGCAGCCACCCAGGGCAGTTTGGGGCACGTGGCCCACTCTGCGTATCATCCGCATCCGGGCCACCCAGCCGCTTGGAAGCGCCACTGCAGGAGTGCTGGGGAGGGTGAGGCCCAGGAAGAGGGGCGCCCCCACTTACCAACACCTCCTGGGGGGCACTGCTGACTGGGGGTGGGGCCGGCAGAGCATGGAGTGACAGAAAGGAAGCGAGACTCAGGCAGGGGCTGAGGCCacgggccccgccccgccccgcgcagGCTCTCGGTACCTGTGGACCGGGATGGGGGCGGGGCCCCTGACCGCTGCCACTCCGTGGCCTCCGCAGCCAGGCGCCTGATGTAGGCGTCGCCCACACACAGCAGGATGTTTTCAGGCTTGATGTCCGTGTGGATGACCTTGCACTTGGTGTGGAGGTAATCCAGGCCGCGCAGCACCTGGGGAGAGCCACGCCTGAGCTCCCCCGGCGCCGCCCAGGCCGCCTCGCAGCGCTCTTCGGCCAGGCGCCTGCTGCTCACCTGCCTCACGATGCTCTTCACGCAGGGCACGGGCAGGCCCTGGTAGTTGGACTTGATGATCCACTTGAGGAGCTGGTGGCCTAGGACCTCCAGTACCATGCACACGTCTTGGGCCGGCAGTGAAGGGCGGTCAGTGGGCAAGCGGCTGGGGCACAGGCCCCGCCCACCCTCAGCTGGGGCGGGGGAGCAACGAGCCTCAGGCAGCGCAGAGCTGGGTCTGGGAGGTCCCGCTATTGCTACCATCCCGGTGTCACTCTAGGTGTACCAGCTGGGACAGTTCCTTCCACGGTCACCCTAGGGGGAGGGCACTGGAGGAATAGGCGGGTTTCTCAGCCCATCCCCAGCCCTACGCCCAAGTCTGCCAAAGAGCCTACGGACAGCCCCCCGAAAGGGAAGGCACTGCCACAGAGGTGGGCCCTCCCACCTGGGGGTAAGCCAGCAACACCCGTGGATAGCCAGTGCCAACCTGGTCATccgctccctgccccccccccagaAACACAAATCCCCAAAGTGGTGATGGAGATATTGCGCAGTGTCACTGGAAGGGATAACCCCCATTGTGCAGATCAGCAAACTGAGGCCCTAGGAGCTGGGAAGGCATGAGCCAGCTGGCCCCTGCGCTGCCACACTGCTTGCTCAGCCTACGAAGGATACGGACTCCATTAACCCCTGAGATCCTGAAGTCGTCGATGAGCTGGACAATGGTTTCTCTTTTGGGGTCACTGGGGTCACTGTCTCGGACCTGGAGCAAAAGCCAAGGGGCCACAGACGGCTGCAACCTGCCCCTCGCCAGCTGCTCCCCGGGCGGCCCCTCCGGGGTGGGGGCCTCCCTCCCGCCCCAGCTGGGCCCCGCTGGAAGAAAGGCTGCCGGCCCGCCCTTGCCCGCTCCTCGGGTCCTCCCACTCCACGGAGCCAGCTGGAGCCTGCCCCTCCGggagccctgcccccacccccgcggAGCCCCGGCAGGCCTTGCACCCACattgccaggccctgggcagctCCTGGGGCGCTGGGAGCGGGTAGGGGAGGCGCCTCACACATTTCAGGAGCTTGATCTCATCCACAGCTGTCTCCGTGTAATGCCCTGCGCTCTTCACCACTTTGAGGGCCACGAAGCGCTTGCGCCTGCAACACCGAGACCCGCGTCGGCTGCCGGCACCGGCCAGACCCACGGGGCCGTCACCGTGGCCTCAGCGGTGCCCAAGGGCGGGACCCCAGCTGGCGTGGGGCCtcggggggtggagggggcacTCACTGGATGTCCCAGCAGAGCCAGACGGTGGAGAAGTGGCCCCAGCCCAGCTTGCGCACCACGTGGTACCGCCCATTGAACAGGTCCCCGATCTTCACGGGGTAGTAGCCACCTGGGGAAGGGAGCCCGTCGGGCGCGGTGGGGGTGTTGCCTTCCCCGTGCCCGGGACAGCGCGGCCCGCCGGCGCCCGGCCCACGTGGGCTGGCCCTGGCCCCTCCCCGCGGGCGGCGCCGAGGCAGGCCTCACCCTTGCAGTAGTCCTTGGCATCCTCCTGCTCCTCGTCGTCGGAGCCCAGTAGCCCCCGTAGTATCCGTGCCGCCGGCGCGGCGGGGGCCCGTTCGGAGCCTGAGGACTCGAGCCCACAGGAGGCCTGCGAGctgtgggtggggtgggtgggcggtgagcgcgcgcgcgcgcgaggCGCCAGGGGCCCCGGCCCCGGGCGCCCAGGCCGAGCCctacctgctgctgctgctgccactgtcCCCGCCGCCGCCCAGCGCGCTGGTGCTCATCCCGGCAGCGCTGCCCGCGGCTCCGGCGCCCGGGCGGCTGCTCCTGTGGGGCCCGGCCGCGGCCTGCGCATTTATAGCCTCGGCCGCTGATCTCACCGCCTTTATAAATAGCCTCCCAGCTGCTCGGCTGTGGGCAAGGTATGcagcggggagggggcggcggcggcggccctgGAGGGCCCGGCCCCCAGGACGAGGCCCCCGCCCCCCGGGGCTGGCAGAGGGGACCCCTCCACCGACACGGTGTGACGCATCCTCCACAGTGAGCTCCCTCGCACCCCAGGGCCAAGGGGGACGCCCACGCTGGCATGTGACGAAccgggccccaggctgagccccTGCGCCTCAGGGCTGGCAGAGGGGACCGCTGAGTGGGCCTGTGGCGGTGACCTGGTCGTCAGACTGAACCCCCCGTACTCCAGAGCCCGCTGATGGGGACAGCCACACAAGGGCACTGCGGGCATGGCAGGCCGGGCTTTCACCCCTTCTCACATGCCCTAGGGTGCCGGTGACACTCTGGGAACATTCTCTGGCTTCCTGTTTGGCCCTTGGGGGAGCCTTCCCAGAGGCGATCCCTGCATTCCCACGGGTACCTCATTCCCTGCCCCCTCTCTGCTGGGTCCCCGCTTTTCCGATGGCTCCTTGATCCCCAAGACAGGCTGGGGCCCTCCTGTCCCTCAGTGTAGCGTCGCTGGGGGCCCTGGCCAGGCAAAGGTCAGGGGCGTGAGCTGCGGGCAGCTCTTCCCACCACAGGTGCTGGGCCTGAGTGACGGCCTGGGGACGGCCCGCCTGGGACTCTACTGCTGCACCGTCTCTCCCGGCTCCCTGCGGCCCAGCCCTGCCTTGCTTACTGGCTCCCAACACGTGCACATATCCACGTAGGAGGC from Lagenorhynchus albirostris chromosome X, mLagAlb1.1, whole genome shotgun sequence includes the following:
- the IDH3G gene encoding isocitrate dehydrogenase [NAD] subunit gamma, mitochondrial isoform X3 → MALKVATAAGGAVKAVLRPALLCRPWEVLGAHEAPRRSFSPPSAKYGGRHTVTMIPGDGIGPELMLHVKSVFRHACVPVDFEEVHVSSNADEEDIRNAIMAIRRNRVALKGNIETNHNLPPSHKSRNNILRTSLDLYANVIHCKSLPGVVTRHRDIDILIVRENTEGEYSSLEHESVAGVVESLKIITEARSLRIAEYAFMLARESGRKKVTAVHKANIMKLGDGLFLQCCKAVAARYPQITFENMIVDNTTMQATRNTGKSIANRNIANPTATLLASCMMLDHLKLHSYATSIRKAVLASMDNENMHTPDIGGQGTTSEAIQDIIRRIRVINGRAVEA
- the IDH3G gene encoding isocitrate dehydrogenase [NAD] subunit gamma, mitochondrial isoform X1, encoding MALKVATAAGGAVKAVLRPALLCRPWEVLGAHEAPRRSFSQQTIPPSAKYGGRHTVTMIPGDGIGPELMLHVKSVFRHACVPVDFEEVHVSSNADEEDIRNAIMAIRRNRVALKGNIETNHNLPPSHKSRNNILRTSLDLYANVIHCKSLPGVVTRHRDIDILIVRENTEGEYSSLEHESVAGVVESLKIITEARSLRIAEYAFMLARESGRKKVTAVHKANIMKLGDGLFLQCCKAVAARYPQITFENMIVDNTTMQLVSRPQQFDVMVMPNLYGNIVNNVCAGLVGGPGLVAGANYGHVYAVFETATRNTGKSIANRNIANPTATLLASCMMLDHLKLHSYATSIRKAVLASMDNENMHTPDIGGQGTTSEAIQDIIRRIRVINGRAVEA
- the IDH3G gene encoding isocitrate dehydrogenase [NAD] subunit gamma, mitochondrial isoform X2 — protein: MALKVATAAGGAVKAVLRPALLCRPWEVLGAHEAPRRSFSPPSAKYGGRHTVTMIPGDGIGPELMLHVKSVFRHACVPVDFEEVHVSSNADEEDIRNAIMAIRRNRVALKGNIETNHNLPPSHKSRNNILRTSLDLYANVIHCKSLPGVVTRHRDIDILIVRENTEGEYSSLEHESVAGVVESLKIITEARSLRIAEYAFMLARESGRKKVTAVHKANIMKLGDGLFLQCCKAVAARYPQITFENMIVDNTTMQLVSRPQQFDVMVMPNLYGNIVNNVCAGLVGGPGLVAGANYGHVYAVFETATRNTGKSIANRNIANPTATLLASCMMLDHLKLHSYATSIRKAVLASMDNENMHTPDIGGQGTTSEAIQDIIRRIRVINGRAVEA
- the SRPK3 gene encoding SRSF protein kinase 3 isoform X2, producing the protein MSTSALGGGGDSGSSSSSSQASCGLESSGSERAPAAPAARILRGLLGSDDEEQEDAKDYCKGGYYPVKIGDLFNGRYHVVRKLGWGHFSTVWLCWDIQRKRFVALKVVKSAGHYTETAVDEIKLLKCVRDSDPSDPKRETIVQLIDDFRISGVNGVHVCMVLEVLGHQLLKWIIKSNYQGLPVPCVKSIVRQVLRGLDYLHTKCKVIHTDIKPENILLCVGDAYIRRLAAEATEWQRSGAPPPSRSTVSSAPQEVLTGKLSKNKRKKMRRKRNQQKRLLEERLRDLQRLEAMEAAAQAEDSGSRLEGGSGSTSSSGCHPGGAAAGPSPASSSPAPGGSRSLSPSSQTSGFSGSLFSPASCSILSGSSNQRETGGLLSPSTPFGASNLLVNPLEPQNADKIKIKIADLGNACWVHKHFTEDIQTRQYRAVEVLIGAEYGPPADIWSTACMAFELATGDYLFEPHSGEDYSRDEDHIAHIVELLGDIPPAFALSGRYSREFFNRRGELRHIHNLKHWGLYEVLMEKYEWPLEQATQFSAFLLPMMEYIPEKRASAADCLQHPWLNP
- the SRPK3 gene encoding SRSF protein kinase 3 isoform X1; this encodes MSTSALGGGGDSGSSSSSSQASCGLESSGSERAPAAPAARILRGLLGSDDEEQEDAKDYCKGGYYPVKIGDLFNGRYHVVRKLGWGHFSTVWLCWDIQRKRFVALKVVKSAGHYTETAVDEIKLLKCVRDSDPSDPKRETIVQLIDDFRISGVNGVHVCMVLEVLGHQLLKWIIKSNYQGLPVPCVKSIVRQVLRGLDYLHTKCKVIHTDIKPENILLCVGDAYIRRLAAEATEWQRSGAPPPSRSTVSSAPQEVLTGKLSKNKRKKMRRKRNQQKRLLEERLRDLQRLEAMEAAAQAEDSGSRLEGGSGSTSSSGCHPGGAAAGPSPASSSPAPGGSRSLSPSSQTSGFSGSLFSPASCSILSGSSNQRETGGLLSPSTPFGASNLLVNPLEPQNADKIKIKIADLGNACWVHKHFTEDIQTRQYRAVEVLIGAEYGPPADIWSTACMAFELATGDYLFEPHSGEDYSRDEGRGRQALGSASGSPGRPASSQPPVYSQTTSPTSWSCWETSPRPLPSRAAIPGSSSTGEESCGTSTTSSTGACTRCSWRSTSGPWSRPRSSAPSCCP